Below is a genomic region from Ammonifex degensii KC4.
AGCGGCATCTAAAGCTTTCCTCACTACTTCCTCCTCTCGGCGCCTTTCTGCCGCCTCTAGCCTGGGTTTGGCCCGCAAGAGGATCTCATGCTCTGAAGCGTAGAGGGGAGCTATCAGCTTGTCGGCCACCTTGCGCGCCACTTCCGGCGGCAGGTTTTCCATTACTCCAGCTATAGCCTTTTCTTCGCCGCCCAGCAGCAGATAGCTGAACTTTTCCTCAGCTTGCCACCTGGTTATCCGGTCGGCTACTTCGCGCCAGAAACCGGCTACTTTTTCAGCTACCCGGTCCTCAAAGGCGTCCACGTTGCTTCCCTTAATGTGGGCTCCGTGCGTTCCCCGAGCAGTGGGGGCGCGCAAGTCGTACCGGGGCCAGGTAGTGGTGTCCAGAGTCAGCTCGGTTTCTCCGTAGCTTGCCACCTTGCCCAGGTAGGCGGAGAGAAAACGAGCCTGAAAGTTGTCTACCAGTACGATGCCGACTCGCTCGTATTCGTCTAGTAACCATAAAAGGGGAGTGACATCGGGTCGGCCGTAATGTAAATAATTTTCGTTAACCTGGGCCAGTAAAGAGAATTCTCGCCGGAAATCGTTGGCGGTGAAGAGGATGAGACTCCTTCCCTGAGGCAGGTAGGCGTTGACGTAGCTTATGACCTGCTCCCTCAGCTTTCGCAAGGCCATCCGCCTCTCGCGCGAAAGGGAAGGCGCTACTTTTTCCTCCAGCTCGTCCAGGGCGTTTTTGAGCCAGATGCGGTAGGCCGGGGGACTGGTTTGGTTTTCTGGACGCGTGGGGTCCACGTTGAGGTAGATACTTAAGACATCATCCCTCTCCATTTCCAAAAGGTTAGCTATAACCTGGCGATCAATGAGCATCTTCTCACCTCCCACTTTCAGGAATTCGCTTCCGGCAACGGCTAATCCTGCTTCTCCGCATTGACGCTAAAGACCAAGGAGTGCTACTATCTTGGCAGAACCGGGAGAAGGTAAGGAGCGAAGAGGCCTTGCTTTTCACCACGCTTACGCTTGCTGAAGCACGGGAAAAACTGCGCCGGTCTATGCGTCCCTGGCCGGTGGAAGAGGTAGGGCTAGGGGAGGCTCTGGGCCGGATTCTGGCACAAGACTTGGCGGCCAGAGAAGACGTTCCGGGGTTTGACCGCTCCACCGTGGACGGCTATGCGGTACGGGCAGCTGACACTTTTGGAGCTTCCGAGGGGCTACCCGCTATTCTTCGGTTAGCCGGTGAAGTTTATATGGGCAGTCCTCCAGAAAAAGAACTACTTCCCGGCGAGGCCTGGCGCATCTCCACCGGAGGGATGCTGCCTGAGGGTGCGGACGCTGTGGTGATGGTGGAGTACACCGAGGAACTGGATGAAGAAACGGTGGCCGTCTACCGCCCGGTGGCGCCGGGGGAAAATGTGGTGCGGCGCGGTGACGATGTACAGGCAGGGAGGGTTATTTTGCCGGCAGGACGCCGGCTCCGACCTGCCGATGTGGGGCTCCTGGCTACCTGCGGCTGGGAACGGGTGCCCGTCTTCCGGAAACCCCGGATAGGGGTTATCGGTACGGGGGATGAGATCGTGGAGGTCGGTCAGGTGCCAGGGCCGGGGCAGGTGCGAGACGTGAATACCTGGTCGTTGACGGCGGCGGTGGCGGCGGCCGGTGGTGAGCCTGTGCGCTACGGAGTGGTGCGGGACCGGCTGCCGGAAATAAAGGAGGCGCTCTCTCGGGCTTTAGAAGAATGCGATGGGGTGTGCCTTGCTGGCGGTAGCTCGGTCGGAGTACGGGATCTGGCCCTTGAGGCCATTGAAGATCTGCCGGGAGCTGAGGTGCTCTTCCACGGCCTGGCGGTTAGACCCGGCAAGCCCACTTTGGGAGCGGTAGTAGACGGGAAGCTGGTAGTAGGGCTTCCCGGGCATCCGGTTTCAGCCCTGGTGGTCTTCAACTTTCTCTTCCGTCCTCTGCTGGAGCCGGAGAAAGAAAATCCTCTTCTCTTGCGCGCTCGCTTGACGCGCTCCCTTTCCTCGGCGCCCGGCCGGGAGGACTTCGTTCCGGCGGAGATCGGAGTGGAGGAAGGGGTGATGGTGGCCCGTCCCATCTTGGGGAAGTCGGGACTTATTGCCTGGCTGGCCCGTGCCCAGGCTCTGATCCACCTTCCCCTGGACGCCGAAGGGGCAGCGGCGGGGGAGTGGGTGGACGTTTTCCTGGTTTAAGGGGGTATTAGTGTGCAGCGCAATGTTTACCTGGAAGAGAAGCCTTTGCCCGAGGCCCAGGAAGGTTATCTTAATTTCCTCCGCGAGAAAGGAGCACTCAAGCTTAAGCGCCCGCCGGAGAAGATTAGTGCGCAGACCGCCTGCGGCCGGGTGACGGCTGCTCCGGTCTTTGCCCGCCTTTCTCACCCCCATTTTCACCAGGCGGCCATGGACGGCTATGCGGTGAAGGCGGCTTTGACCTTCGGGGCTTCGGAACTCAGCCCGCGCAGGCTTACTCTGGGAGTGGAGGCCTTTCCGGTGGATACCGGCGATGTCCTGCCGGAAGGGACTGACGCCGTGATCATGGTGGAGGACGTACATCAGCCCGAGCCGGACAAGATCGAGATCATCAAGCCCATCTTCCCCTACCAGAACGTGCGCGTGGTGGGGGAAGATATTGTAGCTACCGAGATGATCGTTCCTGCCAACCATCTTCTTCGGCCGGTGGACATAGGAGCGCTTTTGGCCGGGGGAGTAGATGAGGTGCTGGTTTATCCTCGCCCCCGGGTGGTCATCATCCCCACGGGGGACGAGTTGGTTCCTTCTGGGACGCCCGATCCTGCACCGGGGAGGATAATTGACTTTAACTCCCCTATGCTGGCGGAGCTGGTGCGGGAGTGGGGAGGGGAACCGATACGTTACCCCATCGTCCCCGACGATATGGCCCGGCTGGAGGAGGCGGTGCGCCGGGGCCTGGAGGAAGGGGACGTGGTGGTGCTGAACGCCGGGTCTTCGGCGGGACGGGAGGACTTTACGGCACCAGTGTTGCGGAGGTTAGGAGAGGTCTTCGCCCATGGGGTGGCCATAAAGCCCGGGAAGCCGGTGGTCCTAGGAGAGGCGGCCGGAAAGCCGGTTCTGGGGATTCCTGGCTACCCCGTCTCGGCGGTGCTGGCGGCGGAGCTCTTTCTCCGCCCCGTGCTGGCGGCCTTAACCGGGCAGGAAGTTCCGGCGCGCGATAAGGTGCAGGCGGTGCTATCCCGCCGGATAGTCTCGCCGGCAGGGGTAGAGGAGTTCGTAAGGGTGAAGCTGGGGCGGATAGGGGAGCGGATAGTGGCCACGCCCTTGGGGCGGGGGGCGGGGATGTTGCTCACCCTGGTGCGGGCGGACGGTATCTTGCGCGTGCCCCGTTTCTCCGAAGGTTTCGAGGCGGGAAGCCAGGTGGAGGTAGAGCTTTTACGGCGCCTGGAAGAGATAGAGAACACAGTGGTGGTGATCGGCAGCCACGACCTGGCGCTGGACATCATCGCCAACTTCCTACGCCTCCTGTTCCCCCGCGCTTCCCTCTCCTCTGCCCACGTAGGAAGCCTGGGGGGGCTTATGGCCTTGAAGCGCGGCGAGGCCCACCTGGCGGGGACCCATCTTCTGGACGAGGAGACGGGAGAGTATAACGTACCTTATATTAAGCGTTACTTGGCCGGTGTGCCGGTGGTTCTGGTCAACCTGGCCTACCGGGAGCAAGGCTTTATTGTGGCCCCGGGTAACCCCAAGGGGATAAAGGATTTTAAAGATCTGGTACGCGAGGATGTACGCTTAGTCAACCGGCAGAAAGGGGCAGGCACGCGGGTCCTGCTTGATTACCACCTGCGTCAGCGGGGAATAGACCCCCGGCGGATTCAGGGCTACGAACGGGAGGAGTACACCCACATGGCGGTGGCCGCCGCCGTAGCTTCCGGGGTGGCGGATGTGGGGTTAGGTATAAGGGCGGCGGCTCTGGCCCTAGGGTGTGACTTTGTCCCGGTGGCAGAAGAGCGCTACGACCTTTGCTTCCTACGCCCCTACTGGGAAGGGAAAGTAGGAGAGTGGCTGCGAGCGGTGCTGGACAACCCGGAGTTCCGGCGAGCGGTGGAGGCCCGGGGGGGCTACGACCTGCGGGACTGCGGCCGGGTACTCTATATTCAGGAGGGCTGATCTGACTTGGGCGAAGTGTACATGGTGCAGGTAGGTGGCAAAGAGGAGACCCTGCGTCGGGCGGTGGCTCGGGGAGCGGTGGTGGTAAGCCCGGCCACTCTGGAACTCATTGAGCGAGGAGCTCTACCCAAAGGGGACGTTCTGACTGTAGCCCGGGTGGCGGGCATTATGGCGGCCAAGCTTACTCCCAGACTTTTACCCCTCTGCCATCCAGTGCGGTTGACCTCGGTGGAGGTGGAGCTAAAGCTTGACCGGCAGAAAAGCCGGGTGGAGATCGAAGCCCGGGCCACGGCGGTAGACCGCACGGGGGTGGAAATGGAAGCCCTGACGGCGGTGGCGGTGGCGGCCCTGACGGTCTACGACATGATCAAGGGGGTGGACCGCTGCGCTTTTATCACCGATATCCGCCTGGTGGCCAAAAGCGGCGGAAAAAGCGGTGATTTTGTCAGGGAAGGAGAGGAAGAGGTTTGTACCGGGTAGCTGTTCTGACGGTGAGCGACAAGGGTTCCCGCGGCGAGAGGGAAGATTTGAGTGGCAAGACGATTAAAGAAATGGTGGAAGCTCAGGGCTGGCAAGTGGTGGAGAACCGGGTGGTTCCCGACGATCTGGAGGAGATAAAACAAGCTTTGATCGAGCTCAGCTCTTCAGCCGACCTCATTCTCACCACCGGCGGAACGGGCTTTTCTCCCCGCGACAACACCCCCGAAGCTACCTTGGCAGTCATCGAGAAGGAAGTGCCGGGGCTGGCCGAGGGGATGCGACTTTTGACTGCGCTTAAGACCCCGCGTTCCCTGCTCAGCCGGGGCAGGGCTGGCATCAGGGGACAAACTCTAATCATCAACCTGCCGGGAAGCCCCAAAGGGGTACGCGAGTGCCTAGGAGTCATCTTGCCAGTTCTGGGGCACGGCCTGGACATCCTGACTGGGCGGACGGAAGAGTGTGGTGAGCGCTGATGCACCCGATACTTTTCCACCTTGGCCCCTTGACCATCTATAGTTACGGGGCAATGCTGGCCCTGGCAGTGCTGGTGGGTCTCTGGATAGCGCAAAAGGAGGCTTTAAGGCGCAAGGTCGATCCCGACTTTATGCCAACCCTGGCCTTCTGGGCGGTTCTAGCAGGGCTTATAGGTGCACGTCTAGCCTACGTAGTGGTCGATTGGTCCCACTTCGCTTCTAACCCGGTAGAGATTTTGTTCATCTGGGACGGGGGGCTGACCTTTTACGGGGCGGTAATTCTGGCCGTTCCTGTAGCTTTGTGGCTTGCCCGCCGCTGGCGCCTGCCTTTTGGTACGGTGGCTGATCTAGTGGCCGTGGCGGCGGCGGCAGGCTACCCCATAGCCAGGATAGGCTGTTTCCTCAACGGGTGTTGCTACGGCAAGCCTACCAATCTTCCCTGGGCGGTGGCCTTCCCTTTTGACGGCATTCCCCGCCACCCTACCCAACTCTATTCCTCTTTTGCCGGGCTCATCATTTTCCTCATCCTCTGGCGCTGGCGCTCGAAGGAAAGCTTCCCTGGAGAACTGGCCCTCTTATACCTAGCCCTTTACTGCGTCTACCGGTTCTTCATCGAGTTTTTCCGCGTCACCCCGCTGGTGGGTTCCTGGCTTAACCTAGGTCAGGTGGCAAGTCTTATATTGCTGGGGTTGACACTTGTTACCTGGCTGGTCTTGCGGCGCCGCTTGGGGGGAAAATCGGGCGTTTAAGCCGGAATCTCTTGCCTTTCAGCCTGCTTTTTACTAAGCTTCAGGCAAAAAGGTGAGGAGAAGAACGGAATGCGCGAGAGGGTGTATATCGATACTGACATTCTCATCATCGGCGGGGGTACGGCAGGATGCCTAGCCGCCTGGGAGGCACGGAGGGTAGGCGGGCCCAAACTCAGGATTACCGTAGTGGATCGGGCCAACATCCGCCACAGCGGCTCGCTGGCCGCTGGGCAAAACGCGCTTAATGCTTATATAAACCAGGGGACACCGGAAGACTGGGTGGCCTACGTGCGCTACGACCTACTGGGGGCACCGGTGCGGGAGGACATCCTCTTAAGCGTGGGCTACGAACTCAACGAGACGGTGGCCCTCATGGAGAAAGAAGGGCTGCCTATAAAGAAGGATGCCCAGGGACGCTACCTCCGCCGGGGCAAGTGGAACATCGAGGTGAACGGCCGCTGGCTAAAGCCCATAACGGCCAAGATGGCGGAGAAGGCAGAGGCCCAAATTCTCAACTGGGTTTACATCACCGAGCTCATCAAGCAGGACGGGCGCTGTGTAGGGGCGGTGGGCTTCGGGGTACGGGACGGGCGCTTTTACGTCATAAAGGCCCGGGCCGTACTCATGGCCGCCGGCGGCGCGGCTGGGATCTGGCGTTCTCGTTACGAGGGGGATGCTCACCACCGCATGTGGTACGTTCCCTTCAACAACGGGGCCAGTTACGCCATGATGAAGCGAATAGGGGCGGAGATGACCGGCTTTGACACCCGCATGATCCCCCTACGGATCAAGGATACTTACGCCCCGGCCGGCACGCTGGCCATAGGGGTAAACGCCCCTATGGTAAACGCCCTGGGCGAGGTCTTCATGCTGGAGAAAGAAGAATACGTACGCATGGGTGGGCATACGGCTCCCACGCCGGTGCGGGTGTGGGCCTGTTACCGAGAGATCGCCGCTGGTAGGGGACCTATTTTCATGGATACCACCAGAGGCGACCCGGAGAAGGTGGCGGGTCTGCGGGAGCAGTACCTGGACATGTCCCCCACCACGGTGCTCTACTGGGCAGCCCACGATATAGACCCGGCTCGCGAGCCCATTGAGATCGAGGCAGACTCTCCTTTCCTGGTGGGGGCGCACGCCGCCTGCTGCGGGGCCTGGACTATCGGTATTACCCGCATGACCACCATTCCTGGACTTTTCGCCAGCGGCGAAGCTCTAGGGCAGGCTCCTTCCCGTTACATTTCCGGTTGCTGGACCTGCGGGCGCATAGCAGGACGCCATATGGTGCAGTGGCTGGAGGGAGAGGGAACAGAAGTGCCGGAACTCGATCCGGGCCTAGTGGCCCAGCTCGAAGCGCGAACTTTTGCCCCGCTGGAGCGCTGGAGCAAGCAAGAGTTCTTCACCAACGGCAAGCCTGTGCGGGGCATCCTTCCCCGGGAGATGGAGACTCACATGCAGAACGTCATGGAGGACTACTGTGGCGGGCGCATCCGCTACTTCACCGTGAGCGAACCCTACCTGGAGATAGCCAG
It encodes:
- a CDS encoding VLRF1 family aeRF1-type release factor, coding for MLIDRQVIANLLEMERDDVLSIYLNVDPTRPENQTSPPAYRIWLKNALDELEEKVAPSLSRERRMALRKLREQVISYVNAYLPQGRSLILFTANDFRREFSLLAQVNENYLHYGRPDVTPLLWLLDEYERVGIVLVDNFQARFLSAYLGKVASYGETELTLDTTTWPRYDLRAPTARGTHGAHIKGSNVDAFEDRVAEKVAGFWREVADRITRWQAEEKFSYLLLGGEEKAIAGVMENLPPEVARKVADKLIAPLYASEHEILLRAKPRLEAAERRREEEVVRKALDAALSGGQGAVGPADVLNTLREGRVHTLIVAWPVKGEVLRCRACSFFFLEEKSHCPLCGGEVAKEALREVIPRLAFYHGAEVELVAGEPARQLTEHGGMAAILRY
- the glp gene encoding gephyrin-like molybdotransferase Glp, with protein sequence MLFTTLTLAEAREKLRRSMRPWPVEEVGLGEALGRILAQDLAAREDVPGFDRSTVDGYAVRAADTFGASEGLPAILRLAGEVYMGSPPEKELLPGEAWRISTGGMLPEGADAVVMVEYTEELDEETVAVYRPVAPGENVVRRGDDVQAGRVILPAGRRLRPADVGLLATCGWERVPVFRKPRIGVIGTGDEIVEVGQVPGPGQVRDVNTWSLTAAVAAAGGEPVRYGVVRDRLPEIKEALSRALEECDGVCLAGGSSVGVRDLALEAIEDLPGAEVLFHGLAVRPGKPTLGAVVDGKLVVGLPGHPVSALVVFNFLFRPLLEPEKENPLLLRARLTRSLSSAPGREDFVPAEIGVEEGVMVARPILGKSGLIAWLARAQALIHLPLDAEGAAAGEWVDVFLV
- a CDS encoding molybdopterin biosynthesis protein is translated as MQRNVYLEEKPLPEAQEGYLNFLREKGALKLKRPPEKISAQTACGRVTAAPVFARLSHPHFHQAAMDGYAVKAALTFGASELSPRRLTLGVEAFPVDTGDVLPEGTDAVIMVEDVHQPEPDKIEIIKPIFPYQNVRVVGEDIVATEMIVPANHLLRPVDIGALLAGGVDEVLVYPRPRVVIIPTGDELVPSGTPDPAPGRIIDFNSPMLAELVREWGGEPIRYPIVPDDMARLEEAVRRGLEEGDVVVLNAGSSAGREDFTAPVLRRLGEVFAHGVAIKPGKPVVLGEAAGKPVLGIPGYPVSAVLAAELFLRPVLAALTGQEVPARDKVQAVLSRRIVSPAGVEEFVRVKLGRIGERIVATPLGRGAGMLLTLVRADGILRVPRFSEGFEAGSQVEVELLRRLEEIENTVVVIGSHDLALDIIANFLRLLFPRASLSSAHVGSLGGLMALKRGEAHLAGTHLLDEETGEYNVPYIKRYLAGVPVVLVNLAYREQGFIVAPGNPKGIKDFKDLVREDVRLVNRQKGAGTRVLLDYHLRQRGIDPRRIQGYEREEYTHMAVAAAVASGVADVGLGIRAAALALGCDFVPVAEERYDLCFLRPYWEGKVGEWLRAVLDNPEFRRAVEARGGYDLRDCGRVLYIQEG
- the moaC gene encoding cyclic pyranopterin monophosphate synthase MoaC codes for the protein MGEVYMVQVGGKEETLRRAVARGAVVVSPATLELIERGALPKGDVLTVARVAGIMAAKLTPRLLPLCHPVRLTSVEVELKLDRQKSRVEIEARATAVDRTGVEMEALTAVAVAALTVYDMIKGVDRCAFITDIRLVAKSGGKSGDFVREGEEEVCTG
- a CDS encoding MogA/MoaB family molybdenum cofactor biosynthesis protein, encoding MYRVAVLTVSDKGSRGEREDLSGKTIKEMVEAQGWQVVENRVVPDDLEEIKQALIELSSSADLILTTGGTGFSPRDNTPEATLAVIEKEVPGLAEGMRLLTALKTPRSLLSRGRAGIRGQTLIINLPGSPKGVRECLGVILPVLGHGLDILTGRTEECGER
- the lgt gene encoding prolipoprotein diacylglyceryl transferase, with product MHPILFHLGPLTIYSYGAMLALAVLVGLWIAQKEALRRKVDPDFMPTLAFWAVLAGLIGARLAYVVVDWSHFASNPVEILFIWDGGLTFYGAVILAVPVALWLARRWRLPFGTVADLVAVAAAAGYPIARIGCFLNGCCYGKPTNLPWAVAFPFDGIPRHPTQLYSSFAGLIIFLILWRWRSKESFPGELALLYLALYCVYRFFIEFFRVTPLVGSWLNLGQVASLILLGLTLVTWLVLRRRLGGKSGV
- a CDS encoding adenylyl-sulfate reductase subunit alpha codes for the protein MRERVYIDTDILIIGGGTAGCLAAWEARRVGGPKLRITVVDRANIRHSGSLAAGQNALNAYINQGTPEDWVAYVRYDLLGAPVREDILLSVGYELNETVALMEKEGLPIKKDAQGRYLRRGKWNIEVNGRWLKPITAKMAEKAEAQILNWVYITELIKQDGRCVGAVGFGVRDGRFYVIKARAVLMAAGGAAGIWRSRYEGDAHHRMWYVPFNNGASYAMMKRIGAEMTGFDTRMIPLRIKDTYAPAGTLAIGVNAPMVNALGEVFMLEKEEYVRMGGHTAPTPVRVWACYREIAAGRGPIFMDTTRGDPEKVAGLREQYLDMSPTTVLYWAAHDIDPAREPIEIEADSPFLVGAHAACCGAWTIGITRMTTIPGLFASGEALGQAPSRYISGCWTCGRIAGRHMVQWLEGEGTEVPELDPGLVAQLEARTFAPLERWSKQEFFTNGKPVRGILPREMETHMQNVMEDYCGGRIRYFTVSEPYLEIARRRIDRLRRDQLRYLVARDLFELERAWDVINRLDCCQLVIEHISYRKETRYLGFVTRTDYPERNDAEYDCFICSVWHPETDTLVFKKYPYEQIVPGDRTKETI